The Stigmatella ashevillena genomic sequence CATTGGCTGCCGCTTGTGGGCACAACCATCCATCGAATCATCCTCCCACTGTCGCGGGCGTTAGTGTCTCCACACCCGAGGACACTCCGGTCGCCATCACCGTCTCGCCAGAAGATGCGGACGGCGACGCGCTCGAAGTCACATTCGCGTCTCCCAGCAATGGCACACTCACGGGCACGGGGACGTCGGTGACGTACACGCCCCATGCGAACTTCGCCGGGGAAGAGTCCTTTACGGTTACGGTCTCCGACGGCCATGCGACGGCGACGGCCACCATCAAGGTCACGGTTCAACCGGTGAATGACGCCCCGGTGGCGGGCAACGACACGGCAACGACAGACGAGAACGTGCCGCTGACGCTGGCAGCCAGCACCCTGCTGGCCAACGACGGCGACGTGGAAGGGCAGACGCTGACGATCACCGGCGTGAGCAGCGCGGTCTCCGGCACGGTGGCCCTGGCGGGCACCGACATCCTCTTCACCCCCACGGCCAACTTCTCGGGCTCGGCCAGCTTTCAGTACACCGTGTCGGATGGAGCGCTCACCGCCATCGCCACGGTGGCCGTGACGGTGAACCCGGTGAATGACGCCCCGGTGGCGGGCAACGACACGGCGACAACGGACGAGGACGTGCTGCTGACGCTGGCGGCCAGCACCCTGCTGGCCAACGACACCGACGCGGACGGACAGACGCTGACGATCAGCGCCGTGCAGAATCCGAGCAATGGCATGGCCACGCTTTCCGGGACGAACATCACCTTCAGCCCCAACGCCGACTTCAACGGAGCGGCGGCCTTTGAATACGTGGCAACGGACGGGCAATCCACCAGCATTGGTCTGGTCACTGTGACGGTGACCCCGGTCAACGACGCGCCCGTGGCCACCAACGTCACGGTGACGGTGGCCCATAATACCGCCACTGCTATCACCTTGACGGCCACGGACGTGGAGGGTGACGCGCTCACCTTCACCATCTCTACCCCTCCCGCTCACGGAACGCTGTCCGGGACAGGCGCCAACCGGACCTTCACTCCGGAAGCGAACTTCGGGGGACAGGACAGCTTTACCTTCACGGCCAGCGATGGCTCGCTGACCTCCAACTTCGCCACGGTCAGCCTCACCATCAAACCGCCCCCCGCTTGTGGCGACGGCACCATCGATCCGAACGAGGTGTGTGACGACGGGAACCGCACCGCAGGGGACGGCTGCCGCGCGGACTGCCGCGGCCTGGAGGTGTGCGGCGACGGACTGGTGGACAGCACCACGGGCGAGCAGTGCGATGATGGCAACACAGTCCCCGGAGACGGCTGCAGCGCCTCGTGCCAGCTGGATCCCTTCTCCAACGTCCCGTCGACGATCATCAGCGGGGCATTGAGCTGCAACACCAACACCTCGAACACGGGGCGCAAGGCGGCGGTGGATGCGCTGGGCCGCTTCTTCGTGGTCATGAACTGCGGTGGCACCGGGTATGTCAGCGTGAGCCTGGATCGCGGCCAGACCTGGGTAGGGCCCACCTCCCTGGGCATCACTGGCGTGGCGGAGATCGCGATTGAAGGGGGGCCCACGGGAACCGCCTACGTGGTGGCCCTCGCCAACCCGGGCAAGGTGATTTTCACCCGGACCCTCGACGCGGGCGCGACCTGGGAGACCCCGCGAGAACTCTCCAATGCGGTCGAGGCCGAGGTGAGCATGGATTCCCTGGGCAACGCCATCTACATCTCCGTCTCGACGGGGGGTGGGGGGCTGCGCATCCTCCGGAACTCCTCGCGGGGCACGGGCGATTTCATCGCCACGGATCTGGCCCAGGCCAATAGCTTCCACGACCTGATCGTGGACAAGATCAGCGGAGACGTGTTCTCGGTGAGTGATAACCCGGCGTTCCACATCCGCCGCAGCAGTGACGGGGGCGCCAGCTTTGGTGCGGAGAGCGCACCGCCTGGGCAGGCCTTCTTCTCGGATTGGACGGGCTCGAACGGCTTCATCTACGCCGTAGGAACCTTCGGGGACGACAACGTCGATGTCATTCCCGTGTCGGCCCCAGGAACGAGCAGCCAGGTGACCGGCCTGCCCACGGGCGTCGGTCCTGGCCCTTACCGGAGCATCGACTCTGATGCGCTCGGTAACGGCTATGTCGTCACGCAACTGAGCTCGGGCGCCGTTCAGCTGGACAGAATGCTCGTCGGGGCCGCCTCGATCGCCGCAACGGACGCCCGGCCCGTCGGTACTGGCACCTACCCAGCGGTCGCGGCGCTTCCCTCGAATACCGGCGCCCTCGTGTCTTACACGAGTGGCACCAGCGTCTACGGCGCGGTCGTCGTGTACTAAACCTCTCAGGACTCAACCGCACAGCGCTCGCGTTTCAGGCGAGCGCTGCCTGGCGCGGCAAGTGCTTCGACACGGGCGATGCCATCTCGTGCGGATGACAATGGGCCTGAGCCTCACCCCGCGCTCTGGGTTTTGGCGAGTGCAGCCGCCTGGATGGCCGGGAAACGCTCGCCCATTCGCGCCGCGAGCGCCTGGGCTGCCTTGAGCGGGCGGACCATGACCATGAAGTCGATGATCTTGCCGTGCTCGTTGAACACCAAGAAGTCGCAGCCGGTGAGGTGGAGCCCGTCGACCTTGGCCTCGAAGACGTAGGCGTGGTG encodes the following:
- a CDS encoding tandem-95 repeat protein yields the protein MATKYPLLFVLALAAACGHNHPSNHPPTVAGVSVSTPEDTPVAITVSPEDADGDALEVTFASPSNGTLTGTGTSVTYTPHANFAGEESFTVTVSDGHATATATIKVTVQPVNDAPVAGNDTATTDENVPLTLAASTLLANDGDVEGQTLTITGVSSAVSGTVALAGTDILFTPTANFSGSASFQYTVSDGALTAIATVAVTVNPVNDAPVAGNDTATTDEDVLLTLAASTLLANDTDADGQTLTISAVQNPSNGMATLSGTNITFSPNADFNGAAAFEYVATDGQSTSIGLVTVTVTPVNDAPVATNVTVTVAHNTATAITLTATDVEGDALTFTISTPPAHGTLSGTGANRTFTPEANFGGQDSFTFTASDGSLTSNFATVSLTIKPPPACGDGTIDPNEVCDDGNRTAGDGCRADCRGLEVCGDGLVDSTTGEQCDDGNTVPGDGCSASCQLDPFSNVPSTIISGALSCNTNTSNTGRKAAVDALGRFFVVMNCGGTGYVSVSLDRGQTWVGPTSLGITGVAEIAIEGGPTGTAYVVALANPGKVIFTRTLDAGATWETPRELSNAVEAEVSMDSLGNAIYISVSTGGGGLRILRNSSRGTGDFIATDLAQANSFHDLIVDKISGDVFSVSDNPAFHIRRSSDGGASFGAESAPPGQAFFSDWTGSNGFIYAVGTFGDDNVDVIPVSAPGTSSQVTGLPTGVGPGPYRSIDSDALGNGYVVTQLSSGAVQLDRMLVGAASIAATDARPVGTGTYPAVAALPSNTGALVSYTSGTSVYGAVVVY
- a CDS encoding nuclear transport factor 2 family protein gives rise to the protein MTTFREAVDAKDINAIEAMLADDVVFHSPVAFKPYPGKAVTSAILQAVIEVFEDFHYVRELQDGLHHAYVFEAKVDGLHLTGCDFLVFNEHGKIIDFMVMVRPLKAAQALAARMGERFPAIQAAALAKTQSAG